CAGTCTgcactgataaatagcactactggtaagaggaaaaatatactACTAGTACTTTTGATTTTTAGGTGAAATGTcccattaaaaatgttttgcatataCCGTGTGTAATTATTACATCCTGTCACTTGTAGCGGCTCCCTACTGGATTAAGGAGCCACCCAGTCAGTTATATGCTCCAGGTGAGACTGTCAGACTAGACTGCCAGGCGGACGGCATCCCATCTCCTACCATCAGCTGGAGCATCAACGGGGTTCCCCTCTCCGGTCAGGGTATACACCCAACTGCAAAAACATAACTCAACAAACTTGGGCAATATACATGGACTGAttgcatgtatttgttttttttaacagaaatcgAAAAGGACCCCAGACGCTCTCTGACAGCAAGTGGATCTTTAATCCTAAAAGACGTTGACTTTGGAGACACTGCCATCTATCAGTGCCAGGCCTCCAACAAGCACGGAACCATCCTCACCAACACAAATGTCTACGTCATTggtgaatgtttgttttgtcactAAATAAAcaagagctgtgtgtgtgttctgtgtgtgtctcattcctctttttatgtttttgtttttcagagctgCCTCCCCAGATCCTTACTGAGGATGGGAGTACATACACATTTGCAGAAGGCATGAAAGCGTCACTGGAGTGCGAGACCTTTGGATCTCCTAAACCAAAAGTCATATGGTGAGGCACATAACCACCTTATTCTTCTCTGCGTtgtattgcattattttatattatgtatcCAAGCAAGTTGTCTggcagattttcatttttcacaaatttcacaGAGGTGATATAATTGCGTAGGTAGCTCCTCATATGCATAAATTAACAGCCAAATACTGTTACATCTGGGCTGTGACTGTGAATTTTGTCAGTGTGGCAGGCATTCAACCAGGCTTTGTTCTTTTCTGTGAAATACGCAAAGTAGCGATTGAACTGGTGAATTCATCAGCGCCTGCAGTAACTCTGCTTGCCAAGTTtctaatgtgtatttttgagtgcatgtgtgtgtcttttccaGGGAGAGCAGCAACATCTCCTCCCTTCTGGCGGATCCCAGAGTGAACCTGCTCACCAACGGGGTGCTTGAGATCTCTAATGTCACCCATGAAGACGAGGGCCTCTAcacctgctctgtgcacaaCTCCAACTTGTCTGTCAGTGCCGAGCTGGAAGTGCTCAGTGAgttctcactctcacacacacacacacacacacacacacaaacacacaattattGATTCAAAACTGTGCTCTGAAGCAAATTGTGAAGTAGTGGGCAAAAAAGGCATGGATGCATTGCTAAATAggcctaccaggcacaggcTAAGGGGCCCAAAGTGGGAGGCCCTCCTGGCCTTAACCTGCAAGATTTCTCAAAATGACTTCAAGAGAAACACAAATAATTACAAAGAGATGCTAAATAGCTGCAAAGAGACTCAAAGCAACTACAAccagactcaaaatgacaacaaagagacacaaaatgactacaaagagatgtaaatcaactacaaacacataaaagcaactacaaacatacataaaatgactacaaagagacacacagcaactacacacaggcacaaactgaccacaaatacacaaatgacTTCAATAATCCATAAAGAGACTTGAACTGACCACAAAAAGGGGCAACAAACAACCATAGACAAATACTACAAAgagtcacaaaaacacagagagatgtGCATTGACTACGACAAGACGATAACAACAACGAGAGGCTTAACAGGTATAAAGTCTATGTGGTATGTGCCTATGTCGGAGAGGTGGTAGGGCCTTTTGGATGTCTGTGCTCAGAGGTCTGTTTTCTTATAATCAGCCCAtgtgaaaagtgtttgtttttttaaaagtaactgTTATATTTCCACACTGACAAAACCGTAATGGCCTTGTTCTGTCATGCTTTTACTGAATCGATTTGATCTTTTTCTTTGGTGTCATGGTTTGGAAACATATCTTTAAAGAACAGACACTCTGAGTCAAATTGTTTGACGGTTTAGTAAGCTGATTGGTGAGTCACAGCTTAACACAGTATCCCTGTACGCCAGACAGTTACACAGGGATAACCGTCTTTTAAAGGACAACTCCCACCCTTCGCACAGGGAATTCCAGCTCCCTCCTTCTGTACGGAGCTATAGAagtaacctttatttatttattttttaatgattattggACCCTGAGTACTTTTATCATATCTGTCTATTATCTACTTTGCCTgatacacacacgcgcacacacacacacacacacacacacacacacacacacacacacacacacactgtggccCTTGGCAGCTGATGTCACTCGTACCTCATGCAGCTTGAGTCAGCATTGTGTGTCTGCTTGCTTTCTCCTTCAGACAGGACAGTCATCGTGTCACCTCCACAGGCTCTAAAGGTTCTGCGTGGAGACTCAGCAATCTTCACTTGTCTCGCTGTTGTCGACCCCAAACTCAGTCCTCCACAGATTCAGTGGAGAAAGAACGGCAATAAGATCACTGATTCCCACAGTGACGAAAAGTAAGACAAAATTCTTCACATGAGAGATAACAATAATGAGGATGATGTTAGAATGTACAGagaggatgtgttttttttaatctatttgtttgtttagttgttttaaGCTTAATTAGGAAGAGGAGATATAAATTAGCTACTGCTAGATACCCAGTCTACATTACGTTTCTGTTTACCATGTAATAATTAGGGATGCACCGATGCAATTATGGGCTGATGGCCGATACCAAcgttagttttgttttcttgttatttattccCCCTTCTGTGCCGGAAATCCACAGAAATctttattattgaaaaaaataaccaaactgttttaaagtaatTCAGCTATCATTACACTATCTTTGAATGAGCACGAATTTGATCATACAGATTCCTGAAACAATTTTATTTGGATATAACCTTTCATgtgaaaaacagaattaaagaGATAACTTATATCATGATTCCCTCACtgatatctattttttattactgtgtatacatcaacatttttttcattacttgcaatttgtgggacaatttcttgccaaattggtcattgcctttttgcctactgtttctgaaagaaatcaatcctgCACACGAAAACTGATGTctaaccaggttttaaagggttaaactaaacATATCAACTCATAAGCTGTGGGAAAGTCAGGCATTAGTAGTGTACAGCGTATATGGATGAGTAAAGTAAAGGACATATGAAGGGCATCCTGGCAGTTCATCATAGAGTAAGAAACGTACAGGATGTCAGACAATTTATATCTATAGGCCCTTCCTCAACCCTGATGGACCTCTTGGCTCTGCTGGAAGATAAATGGAAAGACTTATGCTGTCCACACTACACGCGACACAACAGGCTACAATTTATTTTCAATGGAAGCCAGTGACATGAAGTGACAAACTGACCCGACTCAGGTTGCTCTTGTCGTTGAGCTGGCCTCAACTTTCTCAGTGCTCCAATGATGCAGATAAGCATCAGCCAAtcctttgtttgtgtttctagcTGTTATTTAGCTTAATTAGCTGATGCTATGCTAGCTTTATGAGTACATAAGGATGCAATGGGCCAGTGAAATGTTATAGTAGGGCCTAGACGCTGATTAAAGGCATAGATATTTTTATGGCCAAATACAAACTCAAGTTGCCATTCGGTCTGAGGTGCTTTGTAGCAGACACACACCTATGACGATGTACCTGCGTTAACAAGCTCTTAAACAGCAACACAGTGTTATATTAGTTGGTCATGTtgtagtgtgaacacagcattagaGGTAATGAGAGGCTGTCACAGttccaaacacattttctgttgtaCACAAGCGTTGGGATGCCATTACTCTCGAGTCCCCTTTTTCAACCTGCGCAAAATTGATATGACACAGCCGGGAACCACTGGCCActgacatcagtgtgtgtcATCTTATATGCCATTAGGCTGCGGTCAACAAGGCAAATATTGGCACATACAGATGTTCAGCTGATTATTTGGTGCATCCCTGGTAACACTGTTTATCTGTATTGTTCCTTTTACATAAGCAAACACATAAATAGTTGACTTACCATGGtgaaaaaatgcaggaaaaaaaaggagagataaTGCTGAATAAAAGGAGGTAATCATATTAAAAATGGGGAGAAAGATGAGGATAACAATTCTGACATTGTTTCCTCAGATACACAACTGATGGACCAGACTTTAAAATAACTAACGTGGACGAGGATGATGAGGGCGTGTACACCTGTCAGGTCATGACTACACTTGAAACAACTCAAGCCAGTGGCAGCCTCACTTTGTGGGGTAAGACCACTCATCATTTACTCTGTGATGTTCAGTCATTTTAGAATATGTTTTTCCTGTCTGAAATAAGTAGACAGGCAGGAGGTAGTGATACTACTATTGTTATTGTCCCCTCAGATCGTCCCGACCCTCCTGTCCACCTCCAGATCACTGATGCTAAGCATCGTACAGTCACCCTCAGCTGGACTCCGGGAGATGACCACAACAGTGCTGTGCAAGGTATgatgcagacaaacacacacacatactcattCTTCCTGATTTTCTTCACTTCAATGCTATAACTGTTTTTGAATGGATAGACATGAGATTTTGTGGTTTTAGAAAATTTCCTCTGCTGTGATCTTGACTTTATCTGTAGTTCAACCAAGTAAGGATATGCACCGacttagacacacacagacaaatgcaAACATAGAACTTTTCATCTCGTCTAACTCTTATTCTCAGAGCAACAAGCCCATATCATTTATCTCCCTCTGGCGAAATGAAAGGCTGCTCCGTTTTCATTACTTGGACAGGATTATTATTTGATCTGCAGCGTCAGACTATTGTGAAGCTCAAAGCATCTCAATATGACTTTATCGCCAATgagtgtttatttatgtttctatTGCTTCCTTATTGTTTACatcctgtctttctctgtcactctctctctctctgcagagtaTGTGGTTGAGTTTGAGAACCAAGCTGCAAAGGAGAGGGGTTGGGAAGAGCTGAAGCGAGTAAGAGGAAACAAGGAGCATGCTAGCCTCCCTCTGTGGCCCTACATGTCCTACCGTTTCCGGGTCATTGCCATCAATGATGTAGGAATGAGTGGCCCCAGCAAACCATCTGAAATCCACAACACACCTGCTGAAGGTCAGAGCCAGCGTTTTAGGGAAGCATGgaaacacaaggaaaaacaTAATAGAACAAATGCCTGGTCACCTGTGCTctcataaaaatattatactgaTGGAAATACCTGCCAGCTCATTAAGAGGACCATTAATCATCAAATGACTTCACAAGTTCCATTTTTTCCCAGTATTGCCACAATTTATCAACCCGCAGATTTAGCAAAAAAGTCATTCTCTCCATACTTTGAACAACTGTCACGATATCTATCCAGTCAGTCTTTGTTGAAGATTCAGTCTGTAACCATTTTCCTGTTACAGCTTTTTTGCTGGCAGCTAATAATGGACTACGTTAGATTCATGATAAAAGGAtactgaagaagaagaagagggggtTCAGAGAATTAAGTTGAGAATGCCCAATCAAAAGTTGGAATAGGATGGAGTGCCGGACtccatgcatttaaaaaagagggaaaaaacaacTTATGTTCTGTAGTGGAGGTATTTTTGCAGAAAGTGAAGAGATTAGTGCTACTTCAACTCTCCAAGGAgcgtgtgtttctgtgtgtgtgtgtgttcagagagaAACCGAGTGAAGAGGGAGTAAAGTTGGACAATTTTATGCAATGTTTCTGCAGTTATTTATACTTAATCTGAATGCTGCATTGTCACCTTTTGTCCTAGCCCCAAACACCAGTGGTATTTACTAGAGCATAATTAACCTTTCCATTGCTGTATGCTGTACAGTGAATTATGTGAAAAAGAAACTGTGATATGAAATTGATTTGTCAGTCtagtttttgatttaaaataacacaatttttgaaataataaaataatattaaaaaacatacaaatattattgtaatatgaaaactataatattataaaattgAAGATAGTATATAATCgaagaaaatgaaataactaATTAGTCTGTACATTTTGGCACAAAATGTGCGTAAGTGTGCATTGGAAACCAATTGAAAAATGCATCAGTGGATTTTAAGATTAAATTTCTTCTTAAGAACAGATGGCGACTGAGGCTCAATATCTTTAGATGATATTTGTCTTGTACCAATAAATATTTCCCAATAGATTGTAGTGAATGAACAATCAGTTCTGTCATGTATATAATCTGTATTGCTTGTTTTGCCTCCTGCCAATATGATTAAATAGCATGACAGCTTCAAAATATGGTATAGAAATGTTCTACCACATTTACTCTAACATAGACCCCTTCCCCATCATCTGTCTgtacaaaccccccccccccccccccccacccttcTCTCACAGTCCCAGACAATAACCCTGAGGGTGTTAGGAGTGAGTCCAAAGAGCCAAACACCTTGGTCATCACCTGGCAGGTACATCTGTTACCTGAATATATTACTTTTCTGAAGCagcatcaaacacatttttctaaagGGCTTGTGCATTATTGGTTGCTGTCACTGCAGGAAATGAACACACGTAACTTCAATGGACCTGACTTCAAGTACCGGGTTCTGTGGCGGCGAGTGGTGGGCAGCGGGCCCAGCTGGCACACCAACTACACAACCACACCATCACTCACAGTCAATAACATCGGCAACTTTTCTGCCTTTGAAATCAAAGTTCAGGCTGTcaatgagagaggagagggaccTGAGCCAGACCCCATCATTGGCTACTCTGGAGAAGATGGTAAAATATAATTCAGAAATGTGTTGCTAAGCAGTTTTTCAGCAACTTTTCTTTAACTGGGAGTATTTCTACTTGGTATTCTGTCTCATTCATCACTGTCTGCCATTGTCTCTCAGTTCCACTGGAGGCTCCAATGGATGTGGGTGTTGTactgataaacagcaccacCATCAGAGTGAACTGGGCAGCAGTAGACAAAGAGAAGGTCAGAGGACACCTGCTCGGATACAAGGTACTGATCCTGTTTCCGCTCTGTTGTTTGGCCTAACATATTCAACCCCTTTCCTCATGAATAATGCATGCTTTTGGTTTACAGCGGTGGCAGCCAGATCTTAGCTTGGCAAGAGCTTCAGAGTTCTCTTTAGTTTCAAGGTTGTGACAAGTAgaggcttttttatttttttattttagataatcTCCCCTTGAGAATGCATAACACTTTAGTCACActgcttctctttctctcttttgagCCAATGATGCATCCTCCATTTAACATTCTAGCCATACTTTAATCTTTTCAAAATGCTTTTAGAAAGTGGAGTTTTAAACATATACTATGCAGGGTagacaatgtatagactcacaCAGAAGTAATCCCTTTCAATTATGATTTATGACCTGCAGATTGCAGTGTATTTTCCTGCAGAGACtttgccctctgcctgtattttctgtgttcgGGACATTTGTGGGCGTTGCCAGACAGTAAACAGCAGACATCCAAGAGAcagagctgctgaaaaaaaaaactgcaaatatagtgaggcaaaaagccaaatgaGAATGAGTCTGGGGCTGgcttttagtttaattttttttgcttacaACTGTGTTTACAAGCAGTAACTCACGTTGTGCATTGTGTGCATGTAATACCATAAGAAAATGCCTCTTGATGTGAAATAAATtagttctaaaaaaaatgaatgtagcTCAGAAGATAACCCATGATTTCCTTTGTGGGTCCAGGTGTACTTGACCAGAACTGGCTCCAGGGGCCACCACCAAGGCCGGAGGTCCAAGGAGCCAGAGAGCACTATGGTGGTGGCGACTGGAGCCAGCGAGGAGAAGAAGGTGATCAGTGGTCTCAGACCATACTCTCACTATGACCTGGCAGTCATGGTATTCAACAGCAAGGGAGAGGGACCCCCCTCTGAGACGCTGTCCTTCAACACTCAAGAGGGAGGTAAGAATGTCAAGTAGAGGAAAAATCAGGGGTTGGAGAGTGAAGGGCGACAAGCcaggatatttaaaaagcagctacttgcagttagcagctaacttaAATTATGAGAACTATGGCCCGCAAATTGGAGAGACACTGAAGttcgggagctccttaccctctgagcagagggcGAGGTCAGCCACACTATATCAAGgacggtaaatgattgttgttAACATGTTATGCCAATGTTATTGTTTAGATAGCACTGCGGACGCACACATTATATGTCACACGAGAGGCCGACGATGTTATGTTAAAGGTCACCCCTATCTCGCCTGTTTTGCTTCTGCAATGCCGGCATGCTATCTGAAATCACAGACGGGGCCACATGATGCCAtcgttgttttgttttgtggtaaaatgcaaaggcagtgcaaaaaaaaaaaaagactttgcagCGGCCCTAAAGGGTGATCTCTGTTAAACAGCTTAGGATAAAGTGGGTGAAACTGTTTAATtacagacagggagagacaaaGATGGAGAAAGACGGGAGGAAGGGAGGGCTGGATAGTGGAGGAAATGACACCGATAGCTAGATATTGAGTGGGTAGAGAGGAGCAAAGAGAAGGAGGGTGAAATTGATGCAGGGATATTAAGCAAGCAGCTGTTGGGTGAAAATGGGTGACAGTAGATCAAAATAATTTAGTTATTCCTTTTAAGCCAAGTGCATTTAATCAGCcttgtttgtgttgctgctaGTTCCTGGTCCTCCCACGTCCCTGATGCTGGACAGCCCATCAGAGACAGAAATGACCCTGCACTGGACACCTCCTGGACAGCCCAATGGAATCCTCACTGGATATCTCCTGCAGTACCAACAGAGTGAGCgtcatttacacaaaataaccaacatCAGGCACATAAATTCTTCTGTTTAATATTACTGCTTCTATGACCAATTCAAAGACATCAGTACATCAATAGTATGTATGACACCAAACAATACGTTTACAGGTAAATCAATAACACGAGATAAATGTCGAAGCATATTCTCCTAATGATGCTCATCAGTCAGTCAATGTGTCACCCATAATGATGTGTTGAAGATCACATTGTGATTGaatgttttttctgctgtgcTGCGGTCAGTTGTGGAGAGTGATGACAGCCCCATGCAGGTAGAGACAATAGACCCCACAGTCACCCACCTCACCCTGAGTGGCTTGGACCGCCACAGCCCCTACCGTTTTTTCCTGAGGGGGCGCACTGCTGCAGGGGACGGAGAGCCCATCATGAGGGACGGCTCCACCACGCTGGATGGAGGTACAAATCCAATTTACCGAGGTCTTCACCATCATACATCTGAGAAAAACAGGACCAGATTGTTGTAGATCGAGAGCTTGATTTCCTTGTCTGAATGTTTTGCAGTGCCCCCTGCCAACATTAGCCTAACCGTGGGGGAAAACTCAGTTGACCTCAGCTGGGTGACCAAGAAGAGACACAGGAATGTTAGCTTCCAGATCCACTACCTCAAAAAAAATGGTATGGTATCTACGCTAATGAATGCATGAGGAAAACCTCGTTATTTCCAACCTCTTAAAACCATTAGTCCATTTTGGGAATAGTTTCACAAAcgataaaaaagaaatcaaggttTATTTCATGTCTCGGCAGATGGCAGTAATTGGAAGACAACGGAGGAGGTGAACTCCTCTCAGTCTTTCTACCGCCTCCAGGGCCTTACTCCTGGCTCTCATTATCGTCTACGCTTCACCTACAGCAACACCACCTTCTTGGAGACTGACATCGAGACAGAAGGAACAGGTACTGTGAGCACTCTGGTTCCATTCATCCTCTTTCTTTCatcttctctgctctctcctctggGCTTCCCACATCTAAATATAAAGCCTGATCCTACAGAGAATGTCTTGTGGTTCTCTCTGCTGCCTGTGAAGTGCTTTCAGAGACTCATGTGAAAAGAGAGCTTGGTTAGCTGTATGAAATGATCCATTACGTCTGTTTGTTTGGGAGTATTGTGTTGTATTCTTATTGTATTCTTTGGTTCCCCTGTGCACTGCCACCATGTCAGCATGCATAATGCTCTGTCGCTTTCACTCTAgattcttctctctcttttatcttGTTTCTCTTACCTTTTTCATCCTTTCCACTTCTCTTGTTCTTCATCCAGTTAacccattacaaaaaaaaactcccttttCTTTCCGACTTCCTCTGCTTTTCCCTCTGAAGGAGTGACAGAGGTGCAACCGAGCTTTGCAACGCAGGGCTGGTTCATTGGAGTGGTGAGCGCCatcgtgctgctgctgctgacactgCTCATCCTCTGCTTCATCAAGAGAAGTAAAGGGGGAAAATACTCAGGCAAGTACAGTCCAACATGATGACTGTAAGGTTCCATCACAATGTTGAACTGTTACAAAGAAAATGGTTTGCAACAGCGGCGATAGACGTTGCCGGAGGCAATGTGTTTTCGGGTTGTGCACGTCCTACTCACATGAACGGGATATCTCAAGACTGCCTTGTGGGATTTTCTTTAGATTTGGAACAATCACTTGGACTCCAccatgaactgattagaatttgttggtcaaaggtcaacggtactgtgaccttgcatccttCTCATTATCGTGAACGCGATATTgcaagatggccttgagggtaTCTtctcaagtttggcacaaatgtccaattgGATTCAGGAAAGAACTTAGTGGAATTTGATGgtcagtggtcaaaggtcaaggtcactgtgacttcacaaaacatgccatatctcaagaattcataaactaattttgacaaaatttcacacagattTTATAATGGGATGAATCGATGAAGTTATGACATTATATCTCCAAAAGATCAAAAGTCAACTTCACTTTGATgtcataatattctgcaaaaatacttttctggccattatccAATGTCATActaactcagaaacagaagggaaGCCATTTGGTCAGATAATGCATTGGTTGACTTTAATCTTGAGTAatcaccttgaaactgtgctgattgcaCAGgtgttttagaatatgtagcttctttgcagcaacatccatactGGAAGCATTGTTAACtaatggctacatatgagtctggacagacatggatgtaaactgtaactgcaacttgactggttcatgGAGACATTCAACAGTAGGGCAATAGTTCTTGCTTGAAGAATATACCTAATACAGTCTGTCCTGGCGCCTGTTTGTCAGACAACTGCTGTGTCACCCTCTACATGAGCTTTTTTTGGTTGAGACGGACAGTCTGGAGCCATAAAGCTGTCTTATAATGAAAATGACACTGCGGTAGAAGACGAAGCCTTGCAGTTACAGGAATGCACCACAGTAAACAAGATTATTCTTACTGGAAAGAAGACATTGAAATAAAATTGCACTGTGTTTATAATTCTCTCCAAACAGCTCCCTGTGTGATCCAACTCCACATAATTGACCAGTTCTCACTTGGCCAACCCTCTCCCTCACAGCCTCCACATCAAACACATACTGAAACAAACCTTTAAGCCTGCACTTCCTCACTGTGACAGTAAGAGGCTCTGCCCTGAGAGGAACTGtgaaataataatcacaaaCCACAAGAGTAACTGTAACCTGCAGGCCACTATCTGAGTGGTCAGAGGAAAGCAGCAGCCTTTCATCCCTCTCCACACGAGAGGAGAAACAAGTGGCTGGCTCCTTTTAAAGTAGTCTTAATTGTCTGTGCTAAAAGCAAGGACTAATTGAATAATAAATCCAACCATAACCCACTGGCATTATACTTCTGaacaattaattatttaaattcttTAGGATTTCAACAGTAATTTTCAGAGTGGTATCCATTACACTCAAAGTCGGATGAGAAATTAATTCAACATCaaactctaaaccacataaacaaacagattCTGTCTACAGATAGTCACAATCTTTTCTCTCCACAGACACAGACGTCTCTTTTTCACTCGGTGTTATCTTGTTGTGTGACAGAATGTCATTATCGATGTCTGAGAC
The DNA window shown above is from Plectropomus leopardus isolate mb chromosome 8, YSFRI_Pleo_2.0, whole genome shotgun sequence and carries:
- the l1cama gene encoding neural cell adhesion molecule L1.2 isoform X3, with product MPHTQRQQVGSRGQCSSRLLPLLLPLLLSLAARPSRAAIHIPSNLKRPPVITTQPESVTVFSVEDLVMSCEATGNPPPEFRWTKDGVEFDPSKDPELKVSERSGSFAFYTLSNTMDTVKQYQGKYVCYASNELGRAVSNEAILSTDVPPSQQKEKKVNVKSDEGSSIVLKCNPPQSTMEPIIHWMDWRLHHIVLSERVVVGKDGNLYFAHLTTEDSRDDYTCNVQYLATRTILAKEPITLTVNPSNSVLRNRRPHMMIPTGSRTTYHALRGQTVELECIVQGLPTPKVSWLRKDGEMSESRTVKDMFDRRLRFSNISESDGGEYQCIAENSQGKATHTYILTVEAAPYWIKEPPSQLYAPGETVRLDCQADGIPSPTISWSINGVPLSEIEKDPRRSLTASGSLILKDVDFGDTAIYQCQASNKHGTILTNTNVYVIELPPQILTEDGSTYTFAEGMKASLECETFGSPKPKVIWESSNISSLLADPRVNLLTNGVLEISNVTHEDEGLYTCSVHNSNLSVSAELEVLNRTVIVSPPQALKVLRGDSAIFTCLAVVDPKLSPPQIQWRKNGNKITDSHSDEKYTTDGPDFKITNVDEDDEGVYTCQVMTTLETTQASGSLTLWDRPDPPVHLQITDAKHRTVTLSWTPGDDHNSAVQEYVVEFENQAAKERGWEELKRVRGNKEHASLPLWPYMSYRFRVIAINDVGMSGPSKPSEIHNTPAEVPDNNPEGVRSESKEPNTLVITWQEMNTRNFNGPDFKYRVLWRRVVGSGPSWHTNYTTTPSLTVNNIGNFSAFEIKVQAVNERGEGPEPDPIIGYSGEDVPLEAPMDVGVVLINSTTIRVNWAAVDKEKVRGHLLGYKVYLTRTGSRGHHQGRRSKEPESTMVVATGASEEKKVISGLRPYSHYDLAVMVFNSKGEGPPSETLSFNTQEGVPGPPTSLMLDSPSETEMTLHWTPPGQPNGILTGYLLQYQQIVESDDSPMQVETIDPTVTHLTLSGLDRHSPYRFFLRGRTAAGDGEPIMRDGSTTLDGVPPANISLTVGENSVDLSWVTKKRHRNVSFQIHYLKKNDGSNWKTTEEVNSSQSFYRLQGLTPGSHYRLRFTYSNTTFLETDIETEGTGVTEVQPSFATQGWFIGVVSAIVLLLLTLLILCFIKRSKGGKYSVKDKEDGPMDSEARPMKDETFGEYRSLESDLEEKRTASLPSLGEESKLCSEDNLDFNGSSAITTELNMDESLVSQFSRPSEGPEVLHGLPDISPLNPTTISSATNGMPNSVTILD